The DNA segment GCTGGCATTCTTTATCCGATCTTTGGTTGGCTCCTGAGTCCGATCATTGCCGGAGCAGCGATGGCTTTTAGCTCTGTGTCGGTCGTTACCAACGCGCTGCGGTTGAAGACGTTTAAGCCTGTGATGGGGTGATGGGGTGGAGAGGTGATGGGGGGGAGGGGTAGAGAGAACCATGAAAAAGATTGTGACAACAACCAGTCTACTGCTAGCGATCATGGCGGGAACGGTGTCGGCTCAGGAGCATTCGGAGATGTCGTCCGAGCCAACCGAACAGACCGTTCAGTTTCAACGCATTGACCAACCGTTGTGGGTTAAAGGTGCGGTTACAGCCGGAGGGTTGAGTTTGATTGGGTTGGAGCTGTGGTGGTTTCTATTTAGCAAGCCCAAATCGTGGTGGGCTACGGCTCAGGATGGGATGCAAGAGGTCACTATAACGGTCGATGGTGGATATGAGCCGAACCGGATTGTGGTGCAGGCGGGTCTACCTGTGCGACTGAAGTTCGACCGCAAAGATCCGAGTAGCTGTCTGGAGGAGGTTCGTTTTCCTGATTTTCGGATTGCGCGATCGCTCCCACTGAATGAAACGACAACGATTGAATTCACACCAGAACAGCCGGGACAGTATGAGTTCACGTGCGGTATGAATATGTTTCGGGGGATGGTGGAGGTGCAGCCCAAAGAGACAGAACGGGCGATCGCTCTATCTGCTGACAGGGTACAATAAACTACACTGGAGCTTCTCGGTTC comes from the Synechococcales cyanobacterium T60_A2020_003 genome and includes:
- a CDS encoding cupredoxin domain-containing protein translates to MKKIVTTTSLLLAIMAGTVSAQEHSEMSSEPTEQTVQFQRIDQPLWVKGAVTAGGLSLIGLELWWFLFSKPKSWWATAQDGMQEVTITVDGGYEPNRIVVQAGLPVRLKFDRKDPSSCLEEVRFPDFRIARSLPLNETTTIEFTPEQPGQYEFTCGMNMFRGMVEVQPKETERAIALSADRVQ